From a single Kitasatospora azatica KCTC 9699 genomic region:
- a CDS encoding helix-turn-helix domain-containing protein, translating into MTVGKSSHHDKRRSSATPSDPAAGSAAGAQDGGPSIGRTLAEARLAAGLTVDEVSSATRVRVPIVHAIEEDDFSRCGGDFYARGHLRALARAVGADGDALVARYDEIHGTEPVQLSPVATLEAKRIRAASGRPNWTVAMLVAIAAVVLLIGYNLVNGKPGKVSAGAASAPLPSTASAPASPTAVQPPAPAPSVAPIAAAPADKVTVKLVAEGGTSWISAVDGDGKSLFQNNLDEGKDQTFTDPKQIKLVIGNAAAVHLYVNGKDLGPAGKDGQVVHLTYTPGDPQAG; encoded by the coding sequence GTGACCGTCGGCAAGTCTTCCCACCACGACAAGCGCCGATCCTCCGCCACTCCCAGCGACCCCGCCGCGGGGTCGGCTGCCGGTGCCCAGGACGGTGGCCCGAGCATCGGCCGGACGCTGGCCGAAGCCCGACTCGCCGCCGGCCTGACGGTGGACGAGGTGAGCAGCGCCACCCGGGTCCGGGTGCCGATCGTGCACGCCATCGAGGAGGACGACTTCAGCCGCTGCGGCGGCGACTTCTACGCCCGCGGCCACCTGCGCGCGCTGGCCCGCGCGGTCGGCGCCGACGGCGACGCCCTGGTGGCCCGGTACGACGAGATCCACGGCACCGAGCCGGTGCAGCTCTCCCCGGTGGCCACGCTGGAGGCCAAGCGGATCCGGGCTGCCTCCGGCCGGCCGAACTGGACCGTGGCGATGCTGGTGGCGATCGCGGCGGTGGTCCTGCTGATCGGCTACAACCTGGTCAACGGCAAGCCGGGCAAGGTCTCGGCGGGCGCGGCCAGCGCCCCGCTGCCCAGCACCGCCTCGGCGCCCGCCTCGCCCACCGCCGTCCAGCCGCCCGCCCCGGCCCCCAGCGTGGCGCCGATCGCCGCCGCCCCGGCCGACAAGGTCACCGTCAAGCTGGTCGCCGAGGGCGGCACCAGCTGGATCTCGGCCGTGGACGGGGACGGCAAGTCGCTCTTCCAGAACAACCTGGACGAGGGCAAGGACCAGACCTTCACCGACCCCAAGCAGATCAAGCTGGTGATCGGCAACGCGGCGGCCGTGCACCTGTACGTCAACGGCAAGGACCTCGGTCCCGCCGGCAAGGACGGCCAGGTGGTGCACCTCACGTACACCCCCGGTGACCCGCAGGCCGGTTAG
- a CDS encoding response regulator, with the protein MVQKAKILLVDDRPENLLALEAILSALDQTLVRAVSGEEALKALLNDDFAVILLDVQMPGMDGFETAAHIKRRERTRDIPIIFLTAINHGPHHTFRGYAAGAVDYISKPFDPWVLRAKVSVFVDLYMKNCQLKEQAALLRLQLEDDREDSDRSGRHAAEPLLAELSARLASVEEQAEALTKQLDDSPEAGAAATAAHLERKLAGLRAALEALRPGVERA; encoded by the coding sequence GTGGTGCAGAAAGCGAAGATCCTCCTGGTCGACGACCGACCGGAGAACCTGCTGGCGCTGGAGGCGATCCTCTCGGCGCTGGACCAGACGCTGGTGCGCGCCGTCTCCGGTGAGGAGGCGCTCAAGGCGCTGCTCAACGACGACTTCGCGGTGATCCTGCTGGACGTCCAGATGCCGGGCATGGACGGTTTCGAGACCGCCGCCCACATCAAGCGCCGGGAGCGGACCCGGGACATCCCGATCATCTTCCTCACCGCGATCAACCACGGCCCGCACCACACCTTCCGCGGCTACGCGGCCGGCGCGGTGGACTACATCTCCAAGCCCTTCGACCCGTGGGTGCTGCGCGCCAAGGTCTCCGTCTTCGTCGACCTCTACATGAAGAACTGCCAGCTCAAGGAGCAGGCCGCGCTGTTGCGGCTGCAGTTGGAGGACGACCGCGAGGACAGCGACCGGTCGGGTCGGCACGCCGCCGAGCCGCTGCTGGCCGAGCTGTCCGCCCGGCTGGCCTCGGTGGAGGAGCAGGCCGAGGCGCTGACCAAGCAGCTGGACGACTCGCCCGAGGCCGGGGCCGCCGCCACCGCCGCGCACCTGGAGCGCAAGCTGGCCGGTCTGCGGGCCGCGCTGGAGGCGCTGCGCCCGGGTGTCGAGCGGGCCTGA
- a CDS encoding helix-turn-helix domain-containing protein: protein MILLRRLLGDVLRRQRQRQGRTLREVSAAARVSLGYLSEVERGQKEASSELLSAICDALDVRMSEVMREVSDELSLAELATMAALSEDDLLRPVLEPVQLPAPGERMSSITPKAAAVDVVAA, encoded by the coding sequence ATGATCCTGCTCCGTCGCCTCTTGGGTGACGTGCTGCGTCGGCAGCGCCAGCGCCAGGGCCGCACACTTCGCGAGGTGTCGGCCGCCGCACGAGTGTCGCTCGGATACCTCTCCGAGGTCGAGCGCGGGCAGAAGGAGGCCTCCTCCGAACTGCTCTCAGCGATCTGCGACGCTCTCGACGTCCGGATGTCCGAGGTCATGCGCGAGGTGAGCGACGAACTGTCGCTGGCCGAGCTCGCCACGATGGCCGCCCTGTCCGAGGACGACCTGCTTCGTCCGGTGCTGGAACCCGTGCAGTTGCCGGCGCCCGGTGAGCGGATGAGCTCGATCACTCCGAAGGCCGCGGCCGTGGACGTCGTCGCAGCCTGA
- the rimO gene encoding 30S ribosomal protein S12 methylthiotransferase RimO, protein MPERRTVALVTLGCARNEVDSEELAGRLEADGWLLVDDATEADVAVVNTCGFVEAAKKDSVDALLEANDLKGHGRTQAVVAVGCMAERYGKELADALPEADGVLGFDDYADISDRLQTILSGGHHASHLPRDRRKLLPLTPVERQAAAAEVALPGHGAAEDLPEGLAPASGPRTLRKRLDDSPVASIKLASGCDRRCSFCAIPAFRGSFISRRPSDVLNEAVWLAEQGVREVVLVSENNTSYGKDLGDIRLLETLLGEIAAVPGIERVRVSYLQPAEMRPGLIDAMTGTADVLPYFDLSFQHSAPAVLRRMRRFGNTEQFLELLRTIRDKAPQAGARSNFIVGFPGETEEDFAELERFITAAGLDAIGVFGYSDEDGTEAATFDGKLPEDVVADRLAKLSRLAEELTAQRAEQRIGTEVEVLVESIEDGEVVGRSAHQAPETDGLTTLTGASQARPGEFYRARVVASEGVDLVAEAIELVRSAAAV, encoded by the coding sequence ATGCCTGAACGCCGTACTGTCGCCCTTGTCACGCTCGGATGCGCCCGCAACGAGGTGGACTCCGAGGAACTCGCCGGGCGACTGGAGGCCGATGGCTGGCTGCTGGTCGACGACGCCACCGAAGCCGATGTCGCGGTGGTGAACACCTGCGGCTTCGTGGAGGCCGCCAAGAAGGACTCGGTGGACGCCCTGCTGGAGGCCAACGACCTCAAGGGGCACGGCCGCACCCAGGCCGTGGTCGCGGTCGGCTGCATGGCCGAGCGCTACGGCAAGGAGCTGGCCGACGCGCTGCCCGAGGCCGACGGCGTGCTCGGCTTCGACGACTACGCCGACATCAGCGACCGCCTGCAGACCATCCTGTCCGGCGGCCACCACGCCTCGCACCTGCCGCGCGACCGCCGCAAGCTGCTCCCGCTGACCCCGGTCGAGCGCCAGGCCGCGGCCGCCGAGGTGGCGCTGCCCGGCCACGGCGCGGCCGAGGACCTCCCGGAGGGCCTGGCGCCCGCCTCCGGCCCGCGCACGCTGCGCAAGCGGCTGGACGACTCCCCGGTGGCCTCGATCAAGCTGGCCTCCGGCTGCGACCGCCGGTGCTCCTTCTGCGCCATCCCCGCCTTCCGCGGCTCCTTCATCTCCCGCCGCCCCTCCGACGTGCTGAACGAGGCCGTCTGGCTCGCCGAGCAGGGCGTCCGCGAGGTGGTCCTGGTCAGCGAGAACAACACCTCCTACGGCAAGGACCTGGGCGACATCCGGCTGCTCGAGACGCTGCTGGGCGAGATCGCCGCGGTCCCCGGCATCGAGCGGGTCCGGGTCAGCTACCTGCAGCCCGCCGAGATGCGCCCGGGGCTGATCGACGCGATGACCGGCACCGCCGACGTCCTCCCGTACTTCGACCTCTCGTTCCAGCACTCGGCGCCGGCCGTGCTGCGCCGGATGCGCCGGTTCGGCAACACCGAGCAGTTCCTGGAGCTGCTGCGGACCATCCGCGACAAGGCCCCGCAGGCCGGCGCCCGGTCCAACTTCATCGTCGGCTTCCCCGGCGAGACCGAGGAGGACTTCGCCGAGCTGGAACGGTTCATCACCGCGGCCGGCCTGGACGCGATCGGCGTCTTCGGCTACTCCGACGAGGACGGCACCGAGGCCGCGACCTTCGACGGCAAGTTGCCCGAGGACGTGGTGGCCGACCGGCTGGCCAAGCTCTCCAGGCTCGCCGAGGAGCTCACCGCGCAGCGCGCCGAGCAGCGGATCGGCACCGAGGTCGAGGTGCTGGTGGAGAGCATCGAGGATGGCGAGGTGGTCGGCCGGTCCGCCCACCAGGCCCCCGAGACCGACGGCCTGACCACGCTGACCGGTGCGTCGCAGGCCCGGCCGGGTGAGTTCTACCGTGCCCGGGTGGTCGCCTCCGAGGGTGTCGACCTGGTGGCCGAGGCGATCGAGCTCGTCCGTTCGGCGGCCGCGGTATGA
- a CDS encoding DNA translocase FtsK, whose translation MAPRTPGSAARTSSSGAAKKAAPAKKAAPRKPAAKAPAKSPAKSPAKPPAKAAAKRAAPANSAAKPPVAPPAHKPPILFRAVRACWLGLAHSVGAVFRGFGDGAKGLHPHHRKDGQALLMLALALVTAAGTWFSPQGWLGAAATNVVSGLFGRLDVLVPLLLAAIAIRLMRHPELPEANGRIVIGLSTLVIGVLGLVHIGCGAPGMDSGATRIREAGGILGWGASTPMMAAAGPPLAVPLLLLLAFFGLLVVTATPVNKIPERLRLLGERLGVVEPLPADDPDLEYGTDGREYSTEPPEDADPDALPYTVEGAGAEDELGARRRRRGRRKQVDEPELAPAVPDMFVKDPFQTRDLAAGVAADLDGALLHGVPASPAVASMMHQVQDRTAPPEDAAVPSARTPAPGAAPGEPSARPEHTAAPDRMEQLQLLSGGGYALPSLDLLERGGPGKTRSKLNDDVVAQLTSTFAEFKVDAKVTGFTRGPTVTRYEVELGPAVKVERITALAKNIAYAVASPDVRIISPIPGKSAVGIEIPNRDREMVNLGDLLRSRVAAEDTHPMVVGMGKDVEGHTVLANLAKMPHILVAGATGAGKSSCINCLITSILARATPDEVRMVLVDPKRVELTAYEGIPHLITPIITNPKKAAEALQWVVREMDLRYDDLAAYGFRHVDDFNAAVKAGKVTPPLGSERELTPYPYLLVIVDELADLMMVAPRDVEDSVVRITQLARAAGIHLVLATQRPSVDVVTGLIKANVPSRLAFATSAMADSRVILDQPGAEKLIGKGDALFLPMGASKPVRMQGAFVTEAEIAAVVQHCKDQLSASYRDDVTVGGGPKKEIDEEIGDDLDLLIQAAELVVSTQFGSTSMLQRKLRVGFAKAGRLMDLMESRGIVGPSEGSKARDVLVKPDELDGVLALIRG comes from the coding sequence ATGGCACCACGGACGCCGGGAAGCGCGGCACGCACCTCCAGTTCGGGGGCGGCGAAGAAGGCCGCACCGGCGAAGAAGGCCGCCCCGCGCAAGCCGGCGGCCAAGGCGCCCGCCAAGAGCCCTGCCAAGAGTCCTGCGAAGCCGCCCGCCAAGGCGGCGGCGAAGCGGGCCGCACCGGCGAACTCGGCCGCCAAGCCGCCCGTCGCGCCGCCCGCCCACAAACCCCCGATACTCTTCCGCGCCGTCCGAGCCTGCTGGCTGGGCCTGGCGCACAGCGTGGGCGCGGTCTTCCGCGGCTTCGGCGACGGCGCCAAGGGCCTGCACCCGCACCACCGCAAGGACGGTCAGGCGCTGCTGATGCTGGCGCTGGCCCTGGTGACCGCGGCCGGCACCTGGTTCAGCCCGCAGGGCTGGCTCGGCGCGGCCGCCACCAACGTGGTCAGCGGCCTGTTCGGCCGCCTCGACGTGCTGGTCCCGCTGCTGCTGGCGGCGATCGCGATCCGGTTGATGCGTCACCCGGAGCTGCCGGAGGCGAACGGACGGATCGTCATCGGCCTGTCCACGCTGGTGATCGGCGTGCTCGGTCTGGTGCACATCGGCTGCGGCGCCCCGGGCATGGACAGCGGCGCGACCCGGATCCGCGAGGCCGGCGGCATCCTCGGCTGGGGTGCCTCCACCCCGATGATGGCCGCCGCCGGGCCGCCGCTGGCGGTCCCGCTGCTGTTGCTGCTGGCCTTCTTCGGCCTGCTGGTGGTCACCGCCACCCCGGTCAACAAGATCCCGGAGCGGCTGCGGCTGCTCGGTGAGCGGCTCGGCGTGGTCGAGCCGCTGCCCGCCGACGATCCGGACCTGGAGTACGGCACCGACGGCCGCGAGTACTCCACCGAGCCGCCCGAGGACGCCGACCCGGACGCACTGCCCTACACCGTCGAGGGGGCCGGCGCCGAGGACGAGCTCGGTGCCCGTCGCCGCCGGCGCGGCCGCCGCAAGCAGGTGGACGAGCCGGAGCTGGCGCCCGCGGTGCCCGACATGTTCGTCAAGGACCCGTTCCAGACCCGCGACCTGGCCGCCGGGGTGGCCGCCGACCTGGACGGCGCGCTGTTGCACGGCGTGCCGGCCTCGCCGGCGGTGGCCAGCATGATGCACCAGGTGCAGGACCGGACGGCGCCGCCGGAGGACGCCGCCGTGCCCTCGGCGCGCACACCCGCGCCCGGCGCGGCGCCCGGTGAGCCGTCCGCGCGCCCCGAGCACACTGCCGCGCCCGACCGGATGGAGCAGCTGCAACTGCTCAGCGGCGGGGGCTACGCGCTGCCCTCGCTGGACCTGCTGGAGCGCGGCGGCCCGGGCAAGACCCGCAGCAAGCTCAACGACGACGTGGTCGCCCAGCTGACCTCCACCTTCGCCGAGTTCAAGGTGGACGCGAAGGTCACCGGTTTCACCCGGGGTCCGACGGTCACCCGCTACGAGGTCGAGCTGGGTCCGGCCGTCAAGGTCGAGCGGATCACCGCGCTGGCCAAGAACATCGCCTACGCCGTGGCCAGCCCGGACGTGCGGATCATCAGCCCGATCCCCGGCAAGTCCGCGGTCGGCATCGAGATCCCCAACCGGGACCGCGAGATGGTCAACCTCGGTGACCTGCTGCGCTCGCGGGTGGCTGCCGAGGACACCCACCCGATGGTGGTCGGCATGGGCAAGGACGTCGAGGGCCACACGGTGCTCGCCAACCTCGCCAAGATGCCGCACATCCTGGTCGCGGGTGCCACCGGCGCGGGCAAGTCCAGCTGCATCAACTGCCTGATCACCTCGATCCTGGCCCGGGCCACCCCGGACGAGGTCCGGATGGTGCTGGTCGACCCCAAGCGGGTCGAACTGACCGCCTACGAGGGCATCCCGCACCTGATCACGCCGATCATCACCAACCCGAAGAAGGCCGCCGAGGCGCTGCAGTGGGTGGTCCGCGAGATGGACCTGCGCTACGACGACCTCGCCGCCTACGGCTTCCGGCACGTGGACGACTTCAACGCGGCGGTGAAGGCCGGCAAGGTGACCCCGCCGCTGGGCAGCGAACGGGAGCTGACGCCGTATCCGTACCTGCTGGTGATCGTCGACGAGCTGGCCGACCTGATGATGGTCGCGCCGCGCGACGTCGAGGACTCGGTGGTCCGGATCACCCAGCTGGCCCGCGCCGCCGGCATCCACCTGGTGCTCGCCACCCAGCGGCCCTCGGTGGACGTGGTGACCGGTCTGATCAAGGCCAACGTGCCCTCCCGGCTGGCCTTCGCCACCTCGGCGATGGCCGACTCCCGGGTCATCCTGGACCAGCCGGGCGCCGAGAAGCTGATCGGCAAGGGCGACGCGCTCTTCCTGCCGATGGGCGCCAGCAAGCCGGTCCGGATGCAGGGCGCCTTCGTCACCGAGGCCGAGATCGCCGCCGTGGTGCAGCACTGCAAGGACCAGCTGAGCGCCTCGTACCGGGACGACGTCACGGTCGGGGGTGGCCCCAAGAAGGAGATCGACGAGGAGATCGGTGACGACCTCGACCTGCTGATCCAGGCCGCCGAGCTGGTGGTCTCCACCCAGTTCGGCTCCACCTCGATGCTGCAACGAAAGCTGCGGGTCGGCTTCGCCAAGGCCGGCCGGCTGATGGACCTGATGGAGTCACGCGGCATCGTCGGCCCCAGCGAGGGGTCCAAGGCCCGGGACGTACTGGTCAAACCGGACGAGTTGGACGGGGTGCTGGCCCTCATCCGTGGGTAG
- a CDS encoding CinA family protein codes for MTEFVPLAQQVHAELRGLGATLAVAESLTGGLLAARLVDVPGASATFRGSVTTYATELKAELLGVDEGLLEVHGPVHPVVARQMAEGVRRLLGATYGLATTGVAGPEAQNGQPVGTVHLGFAGPGGTVARSPQLSGDRATIRRKAVDGALELFLAHAAATESASDTTSVA; via the coding sequence ATGACCGAGTTCGTTCCGCTGGCCCAGCAGGTGCACGCCGAGCTGCGCGGGCTGGGGGCCACCCTGGCGGTCGCCGAGTCGCTGACCGGGGGCCTGCTGGCGGCCCGGCTGGTGGACGTCCCCGGCGCCTCGGCGACCTTCCGCGGCTCGGTGACCACCTACGCCACCGAACTGAAGGCGGAGCTGCTGGGGGTGGACGAGGGGCTGCTCGAGGTCCACGGGCCGGTGCACCCGGTGGTGGCCCGGCAGATGGCCGAGGGAGTCCGTCGGCTGCTCGGCGCCACCTACGGGCTGGCGACCACCGGAGTGGCCGGTCCGGAGGCCCAGAACGGTCAGCCAGTCGGCACAGTACACCTGGGTTTCGCCGGTCCGGGCGGAACTGTCGCGAGATCGCCCCAGCTGTCGGGGGACCGTGCCACAATCCGACGCAAGGCCGTGGACGGTGCCCTGGAGCTCTTCCTGGCACACGCGGCCGCCACCGAGAGCGCGTCCGACACCACAAGCGTCGCCTGA
- the pgsA gene encoding CDP-diacylglycerol--glycerol-3-phosphate 3-phosphatidyltransferase, with protein sequence MLTMLRLALVPVFVLLLFADGGHNPKWRAVAWAAFAIAMITDLFDGEIARRRGLVTDFGKIADPIADKAIMGAALVGLSVLGDLAWWVTVVILARELGITLMRFWVIRYSVIPASRGGKIKTLTQGIAVGMYVLPLTGWLATGRAVLMALAVVLTVATGADYVRQAVQLRREGRRAEAARAKEAR encoded by the coding sequence ATGCTCACCATGCTGCGGCTCGCGCTGGTGCCGGTCTTCGTGCTGCTGCTCTTCGCCGACGGCGGGCACAACCCGAAGTGGCGGGCGGTGGCCTGGGCGGCCTTCGCGATCGCGATGATCACCGACCTGTTCGACGGGGAGATCGCCAGACGCCGCGGTCTGGTGACCGACTTCGGCAAGATCGCCGACCCGATCGCCGACAAGGCGATCATGGGTGCCGCGCTGGTCGGCCTCTCGGTGCTGGGCGATCTGGCCTGGTGGGTCACCGTGGTGATCCTGGCCCGCGAACTGGGCATCACCCTGATGAGGTTCTGGGTGATCCGCTACAGCGTGATCCCGGCCAGCCGGGGCGGCAAGATCAAGACGCTCACCCAGGGCATCGCGGTCGGCATGTACGTGCTGCCGCTGACCGGCTGGCTGGCCACCGGACGGGCGGTGCTGATGGCTCTGGCCGTGGTGCTGACCGTGGCCACCGGCGCCGACTACGTGCGCCAGGCCGTCCAGCTTCGCCGGGAGGGGCGGCGGGCCGAGGCGGCCCGTGCCAAGGAGGCGAGATGA